A stretch of the Rosa rugosa chromosome 5, drRosRugo1.1, whole genome shotgun sequence genome encodes the following:
- the LOC133711415 gene encoding uncharacterized protein LOC133711415 encodes MLENETLHRDVVETIQEILNRHNPFVRTLHHLAQCQDLETCRLIIREQPANQRQYSLPSESQVAAVIVGADDVENLRGRDIVVQTRQGQLLNVQDCAGYYDPLQYPLLLPYGTYGWDVNSRNNNGKKLTCRDYYAYILQIRPHEESILLRGGRLLQQYVVDNYVKIETQKLRWICGNQDTLRRELYNGLQDSLNVGENNAGNIGRRTILPSSFIGSPRDMHQRYQDAMALVQKYGKPDIFLTMTCNPNWEEIKAELLPGQVAQDRPDLCTRIFRAKLEELKEDVIKKGVLGTVVAHVYVIEFQKRGFPHVHMLLMLNDDDKLNNPDDYDKIVRAEIPSQDKEPELYNAVLRHMIHGPCGVHKRNVPRMKRGSCKQGYPSHFQPTYFKGMTLNVHPNAESDFNENRQVDNSSAMIILRI; translated from the exons ATGTTAGAGAATGAAACATTGCATAGAGATGTGGTTGAAACTATACAAGAAATCTTGAATCGACACAATCCATTTGTGCGGACACTTCATCACCTAGCACAATGCCAAGATTTGGAAACTTGCAGACTCATCATTAGAGAGCAACCTGCAAACCAACGTCAGTATAGTTTGCCTTCAGAGTCTCAAGTTGCTGCAGTAATAGTGGGTGCAGATGATGTAGAAAATCTTAGAGGTCGTGATATTGTGGTACAGACAAGGCAGGGTCAACTTTTAAATGTCCAAGATTGTGCGGGCTACTATGATCCTTTACAGTATCCATTGCTTTTACCTTATGGCACATATGGATGGGATGTGAATAGTCGGAATAATAATGGTAAAAAATTGACGTGTCGTGACTATTACGCGTATATTTTGCAG ATTCGTCCACATGAGGAATCAATTTTACTCCGAGGAGGCCGCCTGTTACAACAATATGTCGTCGATAATTATGTGAAAATTGAAACACAAAAGCTACGATGGATTTGTGGTAATCAAGATACCCTGCGACGTGAACTTTATAATGGACTCCAAGACTCACTTAATGTCGGTGAAAACAATGCGG GTAATATTGGTCGCAGAACTATTTTGCCCTCCTCATTTATTGGTAGTCCACGTGATATGCACCAAAGATACCAAGATGCAATGGCTTTGGTTCAAAAATACGGGAAGCCAGATATTTTTCTCACAATGACATGCAACCCGAATTGGGAAGAAATAAAGGCAGAGTTATTACCGGGTCAAGTGGCACAAGATCGCCCAGATTTATGTACTCGGATTTTTCGCGCCAAATTAGAAGAGCTGAAGGAAGATGTTATCAAAAAAGGGGTTTTGGGTACTGTTGTTGCACATGTTTATGTCATCGAATTTCAAAAACGTGGTTTCCCACATGTTCATATGCTTCTCATGTTAAATGACGATGATAAGTTGAATAACCCGGATGATTATGACAAAATTGTTCGAGCTGAAATACCAAGTCAAGATAAAGAGCCGGAGTTGTACAATGCAGTATTGAGGCACATGATACATGGTCCATGTGGAGTACATAAGCGAAATGTCCCACGTATGAAGCGTGGTAGTTGTAAACAAGGTTATCCAAGCCATTTTCAGCCAACATATTTTAAGGGAATGACTCTTAATGTTCATCCAAATGCGGAATCTGATTTCAATGAAAACAGACAAGTAGATAACAGTTCAGCAATGATCATATT aCGTATTTGA